From Mycoplasmopsis gallinacea, the proteins below share one genomic window:
- a CDS encoding SPFH domain-containing protein, with protein MSAVAIAVLVIILVAIFSLAVIILVSTIKIVSETNFYVVERFGRYHKILFKGLHFLVPFIERVVVKDSIKEKVFDFPAQSVITKDNATIKIDTVVYLKIEDPKLFAYGAENPIRAIEALVSTTLRNLIGELELDESLTSREIINSKLTSILDKASDSWGIKVNRVELQNIIPPHEVQEAMVRQMQAERDKRAQILEAEGIRQSEILKAQGYKESKILNAEANKRALILEAEAQKEKSILEAQGKKQAIELLNASEISAQVLNYKAIEELGNLANGRATKIIIPPNLGDVASSMAVAKAVLEEKESKEK; from the coding sequence ATGAGCGCAGTAGCAATAGCAGTTTTAGTTATTATTTTAGTTGCGATTTTTTCATTAGCAGTAATTATCCTTGTTTCAACAATCAAAATTGTTTCAGAAACAAACTTTTATGTTGTTGAAAGATTCGGAAGATATCACAAAATTTTATTTAAAGGACTTCATTTCCTTGTTCCGTTTATTGAAAGAGTAGTGGTTAAAGACAGCATTAAAGAAAAAGTTTTTGACTTCCCTGCTCAAAGCGTTATTACTAAAGATAATGCAACAATTAAAATTGATACAGTTGTGTATTTAAAAATTGAAGATCCAAAACTTTTTGCATATGGAGCTGAAAATCCAATTAGAGCTATTGAAGCATTAGTTTCTACCACACTTAGAAACTTAATTGGAGAATTGGAACTTGATGAATCATTAACATCAAGAGAAATTATTAACTCAAAATTAACAAGTATTTTAGATAAAGCTAGTGATTCTTGAGGGATTAAAGTGAATCGTGTGGAATTACAAAACATTATTCCACCACACGAAGTTCAAGAAGCTATGGTGCGTCAAATGCAAGCTGAAAGAGATAAAAGAGCCCAAATTTTAGAAGCTGAAGGGATTAGACAAAGTGAAATCTTAAAAGCTCAAGGATACAAAGAAAGTAAGATTTTAAATGCCGAAGCTAACAAACGTGCTTTAATCTTAGAGGCTGAAGCTCAAAAAGAAAAAAGCATTCTTGAAGCTCAAGGTAAAAAACAAGCTATTGAACTTCTTAATGCAAGTGAAATTTCAGCACAAGTGCTTAATTACAAAGCGATTGAAGAGCTTGGAAACTTAGCTAACGGAAGAGCTACAAAAATCATTATTCCGCCTAATTTAGGGGATGTAGCTTCATCTATGGCAGTTGCTAAAGCTGTATTAGAAGAAAAAGAAAGCAAAGAAAAATAA
- the parE gene encoding DNA topoisomerase IV subunit B: protein MKQNNNYNAESITQLKGLEAVRKRPGMYIGGTDVHGLHHLVWEIVDNAIDEALAGYANKIDVILKNDGSVIVADNGRGIPVDKAKGENRTAVEIVFTELHAGGKFNAGAYKSSGGLHGVGSSVVNALSSKLIVTVARDKKLYQTVFVQDKIVERTHEIGTSKTTGTTVQFWPDYSFFKKAKLNISTISERLKESSFLISGLKITLIDESSDFKEVYEYQNGLQAFLSFLNDSKDKLTEAVSFHEIKKEIEVDFAFQWTDSYNYIGLSFVNNVKTRDGGTHETGMKNAFTKVFNDFAIREGVLKNKNVFDGDDIREGLSVILSLKIPEHLLEFVGQTKDKLGTPDAKNVVEEVVSKYLEIWIAENKNVAKKVLDKLKKAYEIRQEERKRRAEARKSKNVLKDKVVLSDKLTPATSKKAEEKELFLVEGDSAGGSAKSGRDRRYQAILPLRGKVINSEKSKLLDIIKNQEIGTIINTIGAGYGKDFDISKSQYGKIVIMTDADTDGAHIQILLLTFFYRFMKPLIEQGKIYIALAPLYKVTTKANKKIQYAWDDEELKEILDSIKGAYELQRYKGLGEMNADQLWETTMNPETRTLVKATIEDASLAERRVSVLMGDNVSNRREWIDRNVDFSNEDDFIEKIKTNN from the coding sequence ATGAAGCAAAATAATAACTATAATGCTGAAAGCATAACTCAACTAAAAGGTCTTGAAGCCGTTAGAAAACGTCCAGGAATGTATATTGGTGGAACTGATGTACATGGGCTTCATCACCTTGTTTGAGAAATTGTAGATAATGCAATTGATGAAGCTCTTGCAGGATATGCTAATAAAATTGATGTTATTTTAAAAAATGATGGATCAGTTATTGTAGCAGATAATGGTCGGGGAATACCGGTTGATAAAGCTAAAGGTGAAAATAGAACTGCTGTAGAAATTGTCTTTACAGAACTTCATGCTGGAGGTAAATTTAACGCTGGAGCATATAAATCTAGTGGTGGACTTCATGGGGTTGGATCTAGCGTTGTAAATGCATTATCAAGCAAATTAATTGTTACTGTAGCAAGGGATAAAAAGTTATATCAAACAGTTTTTGTCCAAGATAAAATTGTAGAAAGAACTCATGAAATTGGGACTTCAAAAACTACAGGAACTACAGTTCAATTTTGACCTGACTATTCATTTTTTAAGAAAGCTAAATTGAACATTAGCACCATTAGTGAGAGATTGAAAGAAAGTTCGTTCTTAATTTCAGGACTTAAAATCACATTAATTGATGAAAGTAGTGACTTTAAAGAGGTTTATGAATATCAAAATGGACTTCAAGCTTTCTTAAGTTTCCTTAATGATTCAAAAGATAAACTTACCGAAGCTGTTTCGTTCCATGAAATAAAAAAAGAAATTGAAGTTGATTTTGCTTTCCAATGAACTGATTCATATAATTACATTGGACTTAGCTTTGTAAATAATGTTAAAACTCGTGATGGTGGAACCCACGAAACAGGGATGAAAAATGCTTTCACTAAAGTGTTTAACGATTTTGCTATTCGTGAAGGTGTGCTTAAAAATAAAAATGTTTTTGATGGCGATGATATTCGTGAAGGACTTAGTGTTATTTTATCTTTAAAAATCCCTGAACACTTACTTGAATTTGTAGGGCAAACTAAAGATAAATTAGGAACTCCTGATGCTAAAAATGTTGTTGAAGAAGTTGTTTCTAAGTATTTAGAAATTTGAATTGCAGAAAATAAAAATGTAGCGAAAAAAGTGCTTGATAAGCTTAAAAAAGCTTATGAAATTCGCCAAGAAGAACGTAAACGGAGAGCTGAAGCTAGAAAATCTAAAAATGTGCTTAAAGACAAAGTTGTTCTTAGTGATAAATTAACTCCAGCCACATCCAAAAAAGCAGAAGAAAAAGAACTTTTCTTAGTTGAGGGGGATTCTGCTGGTGGTAGCGCTAAAAGCGGTAGAGATCGAAGATATCAAGCCATTTTACCACTTAGAGGAAAAGTCATCAACTCCGAAAAATCTAAGCTTTTAGACATTATTAAAAATCAAGAAATTGGGACAATCATTAATACAATTGGTGCTGGATATGGGAAAGATTTTGATATTTCCAAATCTCAATATGGAAAAATTGTAATTATGACTGACGCGGACACCGATGGTGCTCATATTCAGATTTTATTATTAACTTTCTTTTATCGTTTTATGAAACCTTTAATTGAGCAAGGAAAAATTTATATTGCGTTAGCTCCACTTTATAAAGTAACTACTAAAGCTAATAAGAAAATTCAGTATGCTTGAGATGATGAAGAACTTAAAGAAATCTTAGATTCAATCAAGGGGGCATACGAACTTCAACGCTATAAAGGGCTTGGTGAAATGAATGCTGACCAGCTTTGAGAAACTACAATGAACCCTGAAACTAGAACTCTTGTAAAAGCAACTATTGAAGATGCTTCACTTGCTGAAAGAAGAGTAAGTGTGCTTATGGGTGATAATGTTTCAAATAGAAGAGAGTGAATTGACCGTAATGTGGACTTTTCAAATGAAGATGATTTCATTGAGAAAATTAAAACCAATAATTAA
- the der gene encoding ribosome biogenesis GTPase Der — protein MRNTVAIIGKPNVGKSTFFNRLVGKKVSIVYDQPGVTRDRLYETIEWTGHKIKIIDTGGIEIENKPFQEQIQIQAKIAIEEADAIIFLFDGNSEITNDDLFIMNILRKSNKPIIAVANKLENNQMFDYSWYKLGVDDIFAISALHGEGIGEVLDTCVEKLDFTETQEEELFNLAIIGKPNAGKSSLLNNLAKENRSIVSEIAGTTRDSVKSTITIDGDKYKVVDTAGITKKSKLIESVDHYALMRAMNSLAEADLSLIVIDATQDEISHFDSRIIGYALDNEKPVIIVVNKWDLIEKETNTMAQYEEKMRRKFHFVPWVPFVFISAKYNQRIGKLIETIKMVRTNLERDIKPSLLSNFVLETQLIQPAVPFNGGRLNIYYARKELSKIPTFTFFVNNKKYAHFSYLRFLENQLRETFDFRGCPIKINLKNKNGLE, from the coding sequence ATGCGTAATACAGTTGCAATTATTGGAAAACCAAATGTTGGTAAAAGTACTTTCTTCAACAGATTAGTAGGTAAAAAAGTTTCTATCGTTTATGACCAACCTGGAGTTACTCGTGACCGTTTATACGAAACAATTGAATGAACAGGTCATAAAATTAAAATTATCGACACTGGTGGAATCGAAATTGAAAATAAACCTTTCCAAGAGCAAATTCAAATTCAAGCTAAAATCGCTATCGAAGAAGCTGATGCAATTATCTTTCTTTTTGACGGAAATAGCGAAATTACAAATGATGATTTATTCATTATGAACATTCTTAGAAAAAGCAATAAACCAATTATTGCAGTCGCTAATAAGCTTGAAAATAACCAAATGTTTGATTACTCATGATATAAACTAGGAGTTGATGATATTTTCGCCATTTCTGCTCTTCATGGTGAAGGAATTGGTGAAGTTTTAGATACTTGCGTTGAAAAACTCGACTTCACAGAAACACAAGAAGAAGAATTGTTCAACCTTGCAATTATTGGTAAGCCTAACGCTGGAAAAAGCTCTCTTTTAAACAATTTAGCTAAGGAAAATAGATCAATTGTATCCGAAATAGCAGGTACTACTCGTGATAGTGTTAAATCTACCATTACCATTGATGGTGACAAATACAAAGTTGTTGATACAGCTGGTATTACTAAAAAATCTAAATTAATTGAAAGTGTTGACCATTACGCTTTAATGCGTGCTATGAACTCTCTTGCTGAAGCTGATTTATCTTTAATTGTTATTGATGCTACTCAAGATGAGATTAGTCATTTTGACTCAAGAATTATTGGTTATGCCCTTGATAACGAAAAACCTGTAATTATAGTAGTAAACAAATGAGACTTAATTGAAAAAGAAACCAATACAATGGCTCAATATGAAGAAAAAATGAGAAGAAAATTCCACTTTGTTCCTTGAGTTCCATTTGTCTTTATTTCAGCTAAATACAATCAAAGAATTGGTAAATTGATTGAAACAATTAAAATGGTGCGTACCAATCTTGAAAGAGATATTAAACCTTCACTTCTTTCAAACTTTGTGTTAGAAACACAACTAATTCAACCTGCAGTTCCTTTCAATGGTGGTAGATTAAACATTTACTACGCTAGAAAAGAACTTTCAAAAATTCCTACTTTTACTTTCTTTGTTAATAACAAAAAATATGCTCACTTTTCATACCTTCGTTTCCTTGAAAATCAACTTAGAGAAACATTTGATTTTAGAGGTTGCCCAATCAAAATTAACCTTAAAAACAAAAATGGTCTTGAATAA
- the cmk gene encoding (d)CMP kinase, which produces MKVNIAIDGPSGAGKSTVSKQLAEKLNYTFINSGSIYRAVALNAINSGVDLKDHDQVVSTLELGMVKLKENDTVFLKGEDVSLKIRAEYISQSAATVAKIQEVRNFVVDFIQHMTKKSKGFIIDGRDTTFRIMPHAEVKIFLWANPEERAKRRWQQNKQLGYETNFEEVLYDVKKRDAQDMHREVDPLHKTEDSILIDCTQMTREEVIDKIVDIVNSKIKEQNA; this is translated from the coding sequence ATGAAGGTAAATATAGCTATTGATGGACCATCAGGAGCAGGTAAGTCAACAGTTTCAAAACAATTAGCTGAAAAATTAAATTACACGTTTATCAATTCAGGCAGCATTTATCGTGCTGTCGCATTAAATGCAATTAACTCAGGAGTGGATTTAAAAGATCATGATCAAGTAGTGTCTACTTTAGAGCTTGGAATGGTTAAATTAAAAGAAAATGACACTGTCTTTTTAAAAGGCGAAGATGTTTCACTCAAAATTCGTGCAGAATACATTTCTCAATCAGCAGCTACTGTAGCTAAAATCCAAGAAGTTAGAAATTTTGTGGTTGATTTTATTCAACATATGACCAAGAAAAGCAAAGGTTTCATTATCGACGGTAGAGACACAACATTTAGAATTATGCCACATGCTGAAGTGAAAATCTTCCTTTGAGCTAATCCCGAAGAAAGAGCTAAACGTAGATGACAACAAAACAAACAGTTAGGTTATGAAACTAACTTTGAAGAAGTTTTGTATGACGTTAAAAAAAGAGATGCTCAAGATATGCACCGCGAAGTTGATCCACTCCACAAAACTGAAGACTCTATTTTAATTGATTGTACTCAAATGACGCGTGAAGAAGTAATTGATAAAATTGTAGACATTGTAAACTCAAAAATTAAGGAGCAAAATGCGTAA
- a CDS encoding M13 family metallopeptidase, protein MVGYPDYIYSYFDKFVVQTYKEGGTLVSNISKFADIIEEHQLSLYKKEVDPNIWGMTSFEVNAYFNPLSNVIVFPAGYLKAPFYDYNQNSSANYGGLGMTIGHEISHAFDNNGAQFDENGSFENWWTEQDYAAFKEKTKLMIDLFDGFETPFGKINGELTVSENIADQGGIISALEAAKTEKDFDIEKFFENYAYCERAITRKESAIQRLLTDPHSPAKERVNLQLRISKDFQNHYKIDKNDKMYADESEIFEIW, encoded by the coding sequence ATGGTTGGATATCCAGATTATATTTATTCATATTTTGATAAATTTGTGGTTCAAACCTACAAAGAAGGTGGAACACTTGTTTCAAATATCAGTAAATTTGCTGATATCATCGAAGAACACCAATTAAGTTTATACAAAAAAGAAGTTGATCCTAATATCTGAGGAATGACTTCATTTGAAGTTAATGCATACTTTAATCCACTTTCAAATGTTATCGTCTTCCCTGCTGGATATTTAAAAGCTCCATTTTATGACTATAATCAAAATTCAAGCGCAAACTATGGTGGGCTTGGAATGACAATTGGTCACGAAATTTCGCACGCTTTTGATAATAATGGTGCTCAATTTGATGAAAACGGAAGTTTTGAAAACTGATGAACAGAACAAGACTATGCTGCTTTTAAAGAAAAAACCAAACTTATGATCGATCTTTTTGACGGATTTGAAACTCCATTTGGAAAAATTAACGGTGAATTAACAGTTTCTGAAAACATTGCTGATCAAGGTGGAATTATCTCTGCGCTTGAAGCTGCTAAAACAGAAAAAGATTTTGACATTGAGAAATTCTTTGAAAATTACGCTTACTGCGAAAGAGCAATCACAAGAAAAGAATCTGCTATCCAAAGACTTTTAACAGATCCGCACTCACCAGCAAAAGAAAGAGTTAACTTACAATTACGTATTTCCAAAGATTTCCAAAATCACTACAAAATAGACAAAAATGACAAAATGTATGCTGATGAAAGTGAAATTTTTGAAATTTGATAA
- the ftsY gene encoding signal recognition particle-docking protein FtsY, translating to MGFFKNLINKVFNKNKEQDAQELEKKLEEKKREEIVNSSKFQKYETGLNNSSNFGKKLLELQNRHTKIDEEFFEELEELLIMSDINSSLVYTIVEKIKREVKTNQIDDPKLIGEIVADQMFVIYTNNSVVDTTLNYEDGRLNVFVVVGVNGSGKTTSIAKLAYRYAQQGKKVLIAAADTFRAGAVNQLNEWANRIGVDIVRPDKEGADPSSVVYKAMDKATSENYDLLIVDTAGRLQNKVNLMNELQKMISVMNKFVENAPHESILVLDGTTGQNGLSQAAAFKEVANLTGIILTKMDGTSKGGIVLSIKDEYNLDVKFLGLGEKLDDLQEFDLELFIYQMTKDLIDAK from the coding sequence ATGGGATTTTTTAAGAATTTAATTAATAAAGTATTTAATAAAAACAAAGAACAAGACGCTCAAGAATTAGAGAAAAAACTAGAAGAAAAAAAGCGTGAAGAAATCGTTAATAGCAGCAAATTTCAAAAGTATGAAACCGGGTTAAACAATAGTTCCAACTTTGGAAAAAAACTTTTAGAGCTGCAAAACAGACACACAAAAATTGATGAGGAATTCTTTGAAGAACTCGAAGAACTCCTTATTATGTCAGACATTAACTCTTCACTTGTTTATACAATAGTTGAAAAAATTAAAAGAGAAGTAAAGACTAATCAAATTGATGATCCAAAATTAATTGGTGAAATTGTTGCTGATCAAATGTTTGTTATTTATACCAATAACTCAGTAGTTGATACAACTTTAAATTATGAAGATGGAAGATTGAATGTCTTTGTAGTTGTAGGGGTTAATGGTTCAGGAAAAACAACTTCGATTGCTAAATTAGCCTATAGATATGCTCAGCAAGGTAAAAAAGTCTTAATTGCTGCCGCTGATACATTTAGAGCTGGAGCTGTAAATCAACTTAATGAATGAGCAAACAGAATTGGTGTTGATATTGTACGTCCAGATAAAGAAGGTGCTGATCCTTCTTCTGTAGTTTATAAAGCTATGGATAAAGCAACAAGCGAAAATTATGACCTTTTAATTGTTGATACTGCAGGTAGATTGCAAAATAAAGTGAATTTAATGAATGAGCTGCAAAAAATGATTTCAGTTATGAACAAATTTGTTGAAAATGCTCCACATGAATCGATTTTAGTTTTAGATGGAACTACAGGTCAAAATGGTCTTTCACAAGCTGCAGCATTTAAAGAAGTTGCTAATTTGACAGGAATTATTTTGACAAAAATGGACGGTACATCAAAGGGTGGAATTGTCCTTTCAATTAAAGATGAATACAATTTGGATGTTAAATTTTTAGGTCTAGGTGAGAAATTAGATGATTTACAAGAATTTGATTTAGAGCTATTTATTTACCAAATGACTAAGGATTTAATTGATGCAAAATAA
- a CDS encoding sigma factor-like helix-turn-helix DNA-binding protein — translation MQNKKSLENLHRYSVLFEKYKNFLTQNQRQVFELYFYNDLSYAEVAEILATTRTNAYDTVKKAIAKLEKLDEKMAN, via the coding sequence ATGCAAAATAAAAAATCATTAGAAAATTTGCATAGATATTCAGTGTTATTTGAAAAATACAAAAACTTTCTTACTCAAAACCAAAGGCAAGTTTTTGAACTCTATTTTTACAACGATTTATCTTACGCTGAAGTGGCTGAAATCTTAGCAACAACAAGAACAAATGCTTATGATACAGTCAAAAAAGCTATTGCTAAATTAGAAAAATTAGACGAAAAAATGGCAAATTAG
- a CDS encoding NUDIX hydrolase — protein sequence MKKAKHIQEYKVLHQNEWLSLHQTSKGFVYAERKGINSIASLVFKKENNDFYFLIRKQLLPNLVLEEKPQDLLYPSCITGTIEEGDTPLETALRETFEEGGIYLENSHLRASGKYIATTQSNEVVYTFVFEKTSEVVETEPQNDGSYFEQISKNEWVSLQELKDIFQNALCHSSLYNAYLLFIDNVMHK from the coding sequence ATGAAAAAAGCTAAACACATTCAAGAATATAAAGTACTTCACCAAAATGAGTGACTTTCTTTACACCAAACTTCCAAAGGATTTGTGTACGCAGAGCGCAAAGGGATTAATAGTATTGCTTCATTAGTGTTTAAAAAAGAAAATAATGATTTTTACTTTCTGATTAGAAAGCAACTTCTTCCGAATTTAGTCTTAGAAGAAAAACCTCAAGACTTATTATATCCTTCATGTATCACCGGTACAATTGAAGAAGGTGATACACCTTTAGAAACTGCTCTTAGAGAAACTTTTGAAGAAGGTGGAATATATTTAGAAAACTCACATCTTAGAGCAAGCGGAAAATATATTGCAACTACACAAAGCAATGAAGTAGTTTATACTTTTGTTTTTGAAAAAACAAGCGAAGTTGTTGAAACTGAACCCCAAAACGATGGTTCGTACTTTGAACAAATTAGTAAAAACGAGTGAGTATCCTTGCAAGAATTGAAAGATATTTTCCAAAACGCTTTATGTCATTCATCACTATATAATGCTTATTTATTGTTTATAGATAACGTTATGCATAAATAA
- a CDS encoding ribose-phosphate pyrophosphokinase yields MNKSNTILFGVNNTEKLAEKVSEIVGIPLSKVEKTVYADGEFMLVADKTVRDHDVFVVASTSRPVNDNIVELLLFIDSLKRASARSITVCLSYYGYARQDRKASGRQPIGAKLVADILQTAGATKVICVDLHNPSIQGFFNIPVDDLKGQYPLAKVLKETHETFTVVSPDHGGTVRARKLAELIADTVKICIIDKRRTGVNQTEVMGLIGDIKDQNAVIIDDIIDTGGTILKAADTLKKEGAKKIIICATHGIFTKGFDVFENNPNVDKVIITDSIDNTVLVKKYSKLQVVSLGDFLGRVIKQSINGESISDVYKELKKELQSI; encoded by the coding sequence ATGAACAAATCAAATACAATTTTATTTGGTGTGAACAACACTGAAAAACTTGCAGAAAAAGTTTCTGAAATTGTTGGAATACCTCTTTCAAAAGTTGAAAAAACAGTTTATGCAGATGGTGAGTTTATGCTTGTTGCTGATAAAACTGTTAGGGATCATGATGTTTTCGTTGTAGCAAGTACATCTAGACCAGTAAATGACAACATTGTGGAATTATTGCTTTTCATTGATTCGCTTAAAAGAGCAAGCGCAAGAAGCATCACAGTATGTTTAAGTTACTATGGATATGCTCGTCAAGATCGTAAAGCAAGCGGAAGACAACCGATTGGAGCTAAATTAGTTGCCGATATTCTCCAAACAGCAGGTGCTACAAAAGTTATTTGCGTTGACTTACACAACCCTTCAATTCAAGGTTTCTTCAACATCCCAGTTGATGATTTAAAAGGTCAATACCCACTTGCTAAAGTATTAAAAGAAACACACGAAACTTTCACAGTAGTTTCTCCAGATCATGGCGGAACTGTTAGAGCTAGAAAATTGGCTGAATTAATTGCAGATACAGTTAAAATTTGTATCATTGACAAACGTAGAACTGGTGTTAACCAAACTGAAGTTATGGGACTTATTGGTGATATTAAAGACCAAAATGCAGTTATTATTGATGACATTATTGACACTGGTGGAACAATTTTAAAAGCTGCTGATACACTTAAAAAAGAAGGTGCTAAAAAAATCATTATTTGTGCAACCCACGGAATTTTCACCAAAGGATTTGATGTTTTTGAAAACAACCCAAATGTTGATAAAGTCATCATCACAGATAGTATTGATAACACAGTACTTGTAAAAAAATACTCAAAACTTCAAGTGGTAAGCTTAGGTGATTTCTTAGGTAGAGTTATCAAACAATCAATTAATGGTGAAAGCATTTCAGACGTTTATAAAGAACTTAAAAAAGAATTACAATCAATCTAG
- a CDS encoding TM2 domain-containing protein, translating into MNNGDNFGNGNNFGNGNFNMNNNMNNNMNMGFGGFPQVSRKSRTTLVLLSFFLGGLGIDRFYAGRIGLGICKLLLLVPTFGIWAFIDFILAICGAQRDEYGLPISQW; encoded by the coding sequence ATGAATAACGGAGATAACTTCGGAAATGGAAACAATTTTGGAAACGGAAATTTCAACATGAACAATAACATGAATAACAATATGAATATGGGATTTGGTGGATTCCCACAAGTAAGTAGAAAAAGCAGAACTACTTTAGTACTTTTAAGCTTCTTCTTAGGTGGTTTAGGAATAGATAGATTTTACGCTGGAAGAATTGGTTTAGGAATTTGTAAATTACTTTTACTTGTTCCTACATTTGGAATTTGAGCGTTTATCGATTTTATTTTAGCAATTTGTGGTGCTCAAAGAGACGAATACGGATTACCAATTTCACAATGATAA
- a CDS encoding Cof-type HAD-IIB family hydrolase, whose product MKKPEIIFVDLDATLLDSKDNYTKVPSKENLEAIERAKKAGIKVVVSTGRGINHETEYIVSKVGDLNYIAWNGAQIIHHNKLIKNFAIEKSVMQDLFNELDKAKASFILNSDPVNHAYVRNIFMKAIMIFTKFTGKPLSDFKNDLDVFKVLVWSPSRKKVHRLWKELSKKFEGKLNVALSGHKDHALEITAPEATKGDAEVFYCNFLGINPQNAIHIGDSGNDATTQGKIGKAVALGNSVKRYKEIADEIFEHHYKDAAVGLYINKLLDKLERSK is encoded by the coding sequence ATGAAGAAACCAGAAATAATTTTTGTCGACTTAGATGCGACTTTACTTGATTCAAAAGACAATTACACAAAAGTTCCAAGTAAAGAAAACTTAGAAGCAATTGAAAGAGCTAAAAAAGCAGGTATAAAAGTAGTTGTATCTACAGGTAGAGGAATTAATCACGAAACTGAATACATCGTTTCAAAAGTTGGTGATTTAAATTATATTGCTTGAAATGGAGCTCAAATTATTCACCACAATAAATTAATTAAAAACTTTGCGATTGAAAAATCAGTTATGCAAGATCTTTTTAATGAATTAGATAAAGCTAAAGCAAGTTTTATTTTAAATTCAGACCCTGTAAATCATGCTTATGTAAGAAATATTTTTATGAAGGCAATTATGATTTTCACTAAATTTACAGGTAAACCATTAAGTGACTTTAAAAATGATTTAGATGTTTTTAAAGTGCTTGTGTGATCGCCGTCAAGAAAAAAAGTGCATCGTTTATGAAAAGAATTAAGCAAGAAATTTGAAGGGAAGCTTAATGTTGCTCTTAGTGGACATAAAGACCACGCTTTAGAAATCACAGCGCCAGAAGCTACAAAAGGTGATGCAGAAGTGTTCTATTGCAACTTTTTAGGAATTAATCCACAAAACGCAATTCACATTGGTGATTCAGGAAATGATGCTACAACACAAGGAAAAATTGGTAAAGCTGTTGCTTTAGGAAACTCAGTAAAAAGATACAAAGAAATTGCTGATGAAATTTTTGAACATCATTACAAAGATGCTGCAGTTGGCTTATACATCAATAAATTGCTTGATAAATTAGAAAGAAGTAAATAA
- a CDS encoding ribonuclease HII has product MQRYEQEYWDKNLSIIGLDEVGRGCVAGPMVVAGVIFPINYENNKIKDSKKLTAKQREELFEIIKKDALEVVYVFMSEEEIFNLNPKKASKTGMERCLDLIKSDVDLVMTDFEKIDTEKEQINLVKGDQKSISIAASSIIAKVVRDQYMDNLSSKHPEFGWDRNKGYLTKEHLNAIFAYGITDFHRKNFEPIKSILTTKNNSIN; this is encoded by the coding sequence ATGCAAAGATATGAACAAGAGTATTGAGATAAAAATTTAAGCATTATTGGTCTTGACGAAGTGGGTCGGGGGTGTGTTGCTGGCCCAATGGTAGTAGCTGGAGTGATTTTCCCAATTAACTACGAAAATAACAAAATTAAAGATTCGAAAAAACTTACTGCAAAACAAAGAGAAGAACTTTTTGAAATAATTAAAAAAGATGCACTTGAAGTAGTTTATGTTTTTATGAGTGAAGAAGAAATTTTTAATTTAAACCCTAAAAAAGCATCAAAAACAGGAATGGAGAGATGCTTGGATCTTATTAAAAGTGATGTTGACTTAGTTATGACTGATTTTGAGAAAATTGACACTGAAAAAGAGCAAATTAACTTAGTTAAAGGTGACCAAAAATCAATTAGCATTGCTGCATCAAGCATTATAGCTAAAGTTGTTCGTGATCAATATATGGACAATCTTAGTTCAAAGCACCCTGAATTTGGTTGAGATAGAAACAAAGGATATCTAACTAAGGAACATTTAAATGCTATTTTTGCATATGGAATCACTGATTTTCATAGAAAGAATTTTGAACCCATAAAAAGCATTTTAACCACAAAAAACAATAGTATAAATTAA